A genome region from Arachis duranensis cultivar V14167 chromosome 8, aradu.V14167.gnm2.J7QH, whole genome shotgun sequence includes the following:
- the LOC107463206 gene encoding uncharacterized protein LOC107463206 encodes MFSSYSASSSTNLSPHFLPKSPLTKNTRNIIRTLFTGHSNSKATVSLFSSVIHGRGPQWRIPSCHFNGYDGNNGKDGNFGEEDEKGRNGERECEVQCEVHVVSWRERTIKAEIFVNADTESLWNVLTDYEHLADFIPNLVCSGRIPCPYPGRIWLEQRGFQRAMYWHIEARVVLDLQEFIRSAWDRELRFSMVDGDFKKFDGKWSVKSGTRSSTSILSYEVSVIPRFNSPAILLERIIRSDLPVNLRALAYRAERDFMQSQKLSLPETSMAIGSFIKKINGTLHEGDRLSPANNKEVFTSAISPSSPVSSNEVVGNWGIFGKVCRLDRPSMVDEVHLRRFDGLLENGGVHRCVIASITVKAPVCEVWNVLTAYEKLPEIIPNLGISMILSRDNNKIRILQEGCKGLLYMVLHARVVLDLCENSEQEISFEQVEGDFDSFQGKWIFEQLGNHHTLLKYSVDIKMHKDTFLSEAIMEEVIFEDLPSNLSAIRDYVENRNGLKTSEASGKNTNSGQQIASSGFEKDEDNVQSSCQQRPKVPGLQRDIEILKSELVKFIAAHGQEGLMPMRKHLRLHGRVDIEKAITRMGGFRKIATIMNLSLAYKQRKPKGYWDKLENLQDEISRFQRNWGMDPSFMPSRKSFERAGRYDIARALEKWGGLHEVSRLLSLKVRQHRSRHDDSLVEKGKRVDNVDDGDLETPSKPCIYQDTHKWLTKLRQLDINWFE; translated from the exons ATGTTCAGCTCTTACAGTGCTTCTTCAAGCACCAACCTTTCACCTCACTTCCTCCCCAAATCACCATTAACGAAGAACACTAGAAACATAATTAGAACCCTCTTCACTGGTCACTCTAATTCTAAAGCCACTGTTTCACTTTTCTCATCTGTTATTCATGGAAGGGGACCACAGTGGAGAATACCCAGTTGCCATTTCAACGGTTATGATGGCAACAATGGCAAAGATGGAAACTTTGGGGAAGAAGATGAAAAGGGTCGTAATGGAGAGCGTGAGTGTGAGGTTCAGTGTGAGGTGCACGTGGTTTCATGGAGGGAACGCACAATAAAAGCTGAAATCTTTGTCAATGCTGACACTGAATCCCTTTGGAATGTTCTCACCGATTATGAGCATCTTGCTGATTTCATACCCAACCTTGTCTGCAG TGGGAGAATTCCATGTCCATATCCTGGGAGGATATGGTTAGAGCAAAGGGGGTTCCAAAGAGCAATGTATTGGCATATTGAAGCACGTGTTGTCTTGGATCTTCAAGAATTTATCCGTTCA GCATGGGATCGAGAACTTCGCTTTTCCATGGTTGATGGAGACTTTAAGAAGTTTGATGGAAAATGGTCTGTAAAATCTGGAACAAG GTCATCAACTTCTATTCTATCTTATGAAGTTAGTGTGATACCAAGATTCAATTCCCCAGCTATTTTATTGGAAAGGATTATCAGATCCGATCTTCCTGTGAACCTTCGAGCTTTGGCTTACAGAGCTGAAAGGGATTTTATGCAGAGTCAGAAGCTTTCACTCCCAGAAACTTCTATGGCTATTGGTTCAttcataaaaaagataaatggtACTTTGCATGAAGGTGATAGGTTGTCACCGGCAAACAACAAAGAAGTATTCACCAGCGCAATTTCTCCTTCCTCGCCTGTATCTTCCAATGAGGTGGTCGGAAACTGGGGCATATTTGGAAAAGTTTGCAGGCTCGATAGGCCTAGCATGGTGGACGAAGTTCATCTCCGCAGATTCGATGGCCTTCTG GAAAATGGAGGCGTCCATCGCTGTGTTATTGCAAGCATTACGGTTAAAGCTCCTGTTTGTGAAGTATGGAATGTTCTGACTGCCTATGAGAAACTACCTGA GATCATTCCAAATTTAGGAATCAGTATGATTTTATCGCGAGATAACAATAAAATCCGCATCCTTCAG GAAGGGTGTAAAGGCCTTCTTTATATGGTGCTTCATGCTCGAGTCGTATTAGATTTGTGTGAAAATTCAGAGCAAGAGATAAGTTTTGAACAGGTTGAAGGGGATTTTGATTCGTTCCAAGGAAAATGGATTTTTGAACAACTAGGAAATCATCACACACTGCTGAAGTACTCTGTGGATATAAAAATGCACAAAGATACTTTCCTTTCGGAGGCTatcatggaggag GTCATTTTTGAAGATCTGCCATCCAATTTGTCAGCAATAAGAGACTATGTTGAGAACAGAAATGGATTGAAAACTTCAGAAGCTAGTGGGAAGAATACAAATTCAGGGCAACAAATTGCTTCGTCTGGTTTTGAAAAGGACGAAGACAATGTTCAAAGTTCATGTCAGCAAAGGCCGAAAGTTCCAGGCTTACAAAGGGATATCGAAATACTGAAATCCGAACTTGTGAAGTTCATTGCAGCACATGGACAAGAAGGGCTTATGCCAATGAGGAAGCATCTTCGTTTACACGGAAGAGTTGATATTGAGAAGGCTATCACTCGCATGGGTGGATTCAGAAAGATTGCAACCATCATGAATCTTTCCTTGGCTTACAAACAACGAAAACCAAAGGGTTACTGGGACAAACTTGAAAATTTGCAGGATGAG ATAAGTCGATTTCAAAGGAATTGGGGAATGGATCCTTCATTTATGCCAAGCAGAAAGTCATTTGAACGTGCAG GTCGGTACGATATTGCTCGTGCACTGGAAAAATGGGGTGGACTTCACGAGGTTTCTCGGCTTCTGTCCCTGAAGGTGAGACAACATCGAAGCCGACATGACGATAGCCTTGTTGAGAAGGGTAAGAGAGTTGATAATGTAGATGATGGTGATTTGGAAACACCATCTAAACCATGTATATATCAAGATACACATAAGTGGCTTACAAAACTAAGACAGTTGGACATAAATTGGTTTGAATAA